The following are encoded together in the Heterodontus francisci isolate sHetFra1 unplaced genomic scaffold, sHetFra1.hap1 HAP1_SCAFFOLD_43, whole genome shotgun sequence genome:
- the LOC137364988 gene encoding histone H2B-like — protein MQGAKKTVSKPSAKGGKRRRKSRKESYSIYIYKVMKQVHPDTGISSKAMSIMNSFVNDIFGRIAGEASHLAHYNKRSTISSREIQTAVRLLLPGELAKHAVSEGTKAVTKYTSSK, from the coding sequence ggcgccaagaaaactgtgagtaaaccatcagcaaagggcggtaagaggcggagaaagtcgaggaaggagagttactccatctacatctacaaagtgatgaagcaggttcaccccgacaccggcatctcctccaaggccatgagcatcatgaactcgtttgtgaacgatattttcgggcgcatcgcgggtgaggcttcccacctggcccattacaacaagcgcagcaccatcagctcccgggagatccagaccgccgtgcgcctgctgctgcccggggagctggccaagcacgccgtgtcggaagggacaaaggcggtgaccaagtacaccagctccaagtaa
- the LOC137364956 gene encoding histone H2B 1/2-like, producing the protein MVEEKKKAAAKKGAKKTVRKPSAKGGKKRRKSRKESYSIYIVMKQVHPDTGISSKAMRIMNSFVNDIFERIAGEASRLAHYNKRSTISSREIQTAVRLLLPGELAKHAVSEGTKAVTKYTSSK; encoded by the coding sequence atggttgaggagaagaagaaagcagctgctaagaagggcgccaagaaaactgtgagaaaaccgtcagcaaagggcggcaagaagcggagaaagtcgaggaaggagagttactccatctacatagtgatgaagcaggttcaccccgacaccggcatctcctccaaggccatgcgcatcatgaactcgtttgtgaacgatattttcgagcgcatcgcgggtgaggcttcccgcctggcccattacaacaagcgcagcaccatcagctcccgggagatacagaccgccgtgcgcctgctgctgcccggggagctggccaagcacgccgtgtcggaagggacaaaggcagtgaccaagtacaccagctccaagtaa